One genomic region from Phycisphaerales bacterium encodes:
- the lpxD gene encoding UDP-3-O-(3-hydroxymyristoyl)glucosamine N-acyltransferase codes for MGMTLRELADHLGADLSGEPDRHINRCAGIETAGPDELTFLSNPKYRDQLAKTTAGAVLISTGVECPDGLNALICKDPYFSFRNAVIALQGMRQHPAPMDHDGSGHSRRAIVHESAQIGEGTHIHPFVVIEAGATVGRGCHLYPGVWIGPDATVGDDCILFPNSVVHEHCILGDRVTLHAGTVIGNDGFGYATHQGQHHKIPQHGIVVLEDDVEIGGNCAIERAAMGETRIGRGTKFADLISIGHGTSIGPHCLLVSLVGVAGSVTMGHHVVLGGQTGVAGHLTIGDGVQAIAQTGIATDIPAGTQVGGAPAIPADTAKRNALASTNLAALFKRVKKLERAAKQD; via the coding sequence ATGGGCATGACTCTACGAGAACTTGCTGACCACCTTGGTGCCGATCTCAGCGGCGAGCCGGATCGGCATATCAATCGATGCGCGGGCATCGAGACCGCGGGCCCTGATGAACTCACATTCCTCTCCAACCCCAAGTACCGAGATCAACTGGCCAAGACCACCGCCGGGGCCGTCCTGATCTCGACTGGTGTGGAGTGTCCGGACGGCCTCAACGCCCTGATCTGCAAGGATCCCTACTTTTCGTTCCGGAATGCAGTCATTGCTTTGCAGGGCATGCGGCAGCACCCTGCTCCGATGGATCATGATGGCTCTGGACACAGCCGCCGTGCCATCGTGCATGAATCCGCTCAAATCGGCGAGGGCACGCATATTCACCCATTTGTGGTGATTGAGGCCGGGGCCACTGTGGGAAGGGGATGTCATCTTTACCCAGGCGTGTGGATCGGCCCGGACGCAACAGTCGGGGACGACTGCATCTTGTTCCCCAATAGCGTGGTGCACGAGCATTGCATTCTTGGAGATCGGGTCACCTTGCATGCTGGAACCGTGATTGGCAATGACGGTTTTGGATACGCCACGCACCAAGGACAGCATCACAAGATCCCCCAGCATGGCATCGTCGTACTGGAGGATGACGTCGAGATTGGCGGAAACTGTGCCATTGAACGAGCCGCCATGGGCGAAACCCGCATCGGCCGCGGCACCAAGTTCGCCGACCTCATTTCGATTGGACACGGCACAAGCATCGGGCCGCACTGCCTCTTGGTGTCGCTGGTGGGAGTGGCTGGATCCGTCACAATGGGCCATCACGTCGTGCTCGGCGGACAGACCGGGGTAGCTGGTCATCTGACGATTGGAGATGGCGTACAGGCCATCGCTCAGACAGGGATCGCGACTGATATCCCGGCAGGTACCCAAGTAGGTGGGGCACCAGCGATCCCCGCCGATACGGCGAAACGCAATGCGCTGGCAAGCACCAACCTCGCTGCCCTCTTCAAGCGAGTCAAGAAGTTAGAACGAGCGGCAAAGCAAGACTGA
- the gcvT gene encoding glycine cleavage system aminomethyltransferase GcvT — MATLTTLRQTPFHSFHVDHGAKLVDYTGWEMPLHYGSIIEEHLQVRRSGGMFDVSHMGRLRFSGRDARKFLDHVCTRKINGMQPGQVRYSLVCNENGGCRDDVLVYCIDDAEYIMVCNAANREKLLEHFEAVKGDMVFKQRDETESTAMVALQGPQVMELIGQFSKEIPGLKRYRFTQKSILIAKFLVSRTGYTGEDGVEVILPKMLAGQMVKMLLGNIDADDTAVKPCGLGARDSLRLEAGMALYGHEITEEIDPLTAGLNFAIKLDKGQDDDTGRFIGQDALEAIMAAGGPKQQLTGLILEGKRAARQGMPVTADGVAVGTVTSGCLSPTLEQSIAMAIIDRNACEPGTSVEVNLGRASVNAETCKLPFLKK; from the coding sequence ATGGCCACCTTGACAACACTGCGTCAGACCCCATTTCACTCCTTCCATGTCGACCACGGCGCGAAGCTCGTCGACTACACAGGCTGGGAGATGCCACTGCACTACGGCTCGATCATCGAGGAGCACCTGCAAGTTCGTCGAAGTGGCGGCATGTTTGATGTCTCCCACATGGGTCGACTGCGATTCTCCGGGCGAGACGCGAGAAAGTTTCTCGACCATGTATGCACCCGCAAGATCAACGGCATGCAGCCTGGGCAGGTGCGGTACTCCTTGGTCTGCAACGAGAACGGCGGTTGCCGAGACGACGTGCTTGTGTACTGCATCGATGATGCCGAATACATCATGGTGTGCAATGCTGCGAACCGAGAGAAACTGCTTGAACACTTCGAAGCTGTGAAAGGCGACATGGTCTTCAAGCAACGAGACGAAACCGAGTCAACGGCAATGGTCGCCCTGCAAGGCCCTCAGGTCATGGAACTCATCGGTCAGTTTTCCAAGGAAATTCCCGGGCTCAAGCGGTATCGCTTCACCCAAAAGTCGATCTTGATTGCCAAATTCCTTGTCTCGCGTACCGGATACACCGGCGAAGACGGCGTAGAGGTGATCCTGCCCAAAATGCTCGCAGGACAGATGGTCAAAATGTTGCTTGGCAATATTGACGCCGATGACACTGCAGTCAAACCCTGTGGTCTTGGCGCTCGCGACTCACTACGCCTTGAGGCCGGCATGGCGCTCTATGGCCACGAAATCACCGAAGAAATTGACCCGCTCACCGCTGGCTTGAACTTTGCCATCAAACTCGACAAGGGCCAAGATGACGACACTGGCCGATTTATCGGCCAGGATGCCCTGGAAGCGATCATGGCCGCAGGCGGTCCGAAGCAACAGTTGACCGGGCTCATCCTCGAAGGCAAGCGAGCAGCAAGACAAGGAATGCCCGTCACGGCTGATGGTGTGGCGGTTGGCACTGTGACCAGTGGCTGCCTCAGCCCAACGCTTGAGCAATCTATTGCGATGGCCATTATCGACCGCAATGCATGCGAGCCTGGCACCTCGGTTGAGGTGAACCTTGGCCGCGCCTCGGTGAATGCCGAGACCTGCAAATTGCCATTCCTAAAGAAGTAG